The following proteins are co-located in the Candidatus Hydrothermales bacterium genome:
- a CDS encoding heavy metal translocating P-type ATPase: MKTKNYCCENCNDNLKTAIPGKKAKTIRAPLVIIILLFVISGIYFFNDKQHLSTLILLLSYLILAEPIIKNAINSLIKKEPFNEYTLMTIATFGAILIGEITEATLVALFYRIGELLQNISINKSKERIRAILELKPNFANLKKEGTIVRVKPEDVKKGDIIVVKPGEKVPLDGIIIKGESTVDTSPLTGESIPRLYKKGDEILAGVINKDGLLEIKVTKEFKESSISRILELIEKARERKANPEKFITKFSKYYTPFVTLSAIIFAFGAPLVSNLNLNESIYRALVILVISCPCALVISVPLSYFIALGSCSKNGILVKGSNYLDTIGDIKLFVFDKTGTLTKGVFKVKDVVNLNGFSKEEIIKLSALAEHSSNHPIAKAIIDYYGKKIKDVEYEEFQEKSGLGIKAKIKGKNILIGSDRFLHENNIKHEICQGEGTTVHVVIDNVHAGYFSITDEIRKEAEDLINSLKKLKIKTGMLTGDRKVLAETISKNLKLDFFKAELLPQEKAREIENLRKNYKVSFVGDGINDAAAIAVSDVGIAMGAMGQDLAIESSDIVIMDDNLSKIKKLINISKETKRIVLTNIILAISIKAIFVYLGFMGLAKMWEAIFADMGVSILTTLNSMRIIKS, encoded by the coding sequence ATGAAAACAAAAAATTATTGTTGCGAAAACTGTAACGATAATCTCAAAACCGCGATCCCCGGAAAAAAGGCTAAAACTATAAGGGCACCTCTTGTCATAATCATTTTACTCTTTGTAATATCAGGTATATATTTTTTTAACGATAAACAACATCTAAGTACTCTTATTCTACTTTTATCTTACCTAATCCTGGCTGAACCGATCATAAAAAACGCAATAAATAGTTTAATAAAAAAAGAGCCCTTTAATGAATATACCCTTATGACCATAGCTACTTTTGGTGCGATACTTATAGGTGAAATAACTGAAGCCACTTTAGTAGCCCTCTTTTATAGAATCGGTGAATTACTGCAAAATATCTCAATAAATAAATCTAAGGAAAGAATAAGAGCAATCCTTGAATTAAAACCTAACTTTGCAAATTTAAAAAAAGAAGGCACTATAGTGAGGGTAAAACCTGAAGATGTAAAAAAAGGAGATATAATAGTTGTAAAACCCGGAGAAAAAGTACCTCTCGATGGGATTATAATAAAGGGCGAATCAACAGTTGATACATCACCCTTAACAGGAGAATCTATACCAAGACTTTATAAAAAAGGAGATGAAATATTAGCAGGTGTTATAAACAAAGATGGACTACTCGAAATAAAAGTAACTAAAGAGTTTAAAGAATCAAGTATATCAAGAATACTTGAACTTATAGAGAAAGCAAGAGAAAGAAAGGCAAACCCCGAAAAATTTATTACCAAGTTTTCTAAATACTATACACCCTTTGTTACTCTTTCAGCAATAATTTTTGCATTTGGAGCACCTCTTGTTTCTAATTTGAACTTAAATGAATCTATCTATAGAGCTCTTGTAATTCTTGTTATATCTTGCCCCTGTGCACTTGTAATAAGTGTACCCCTTTCTTACTTTATAGCACTTGGAAGTTGCTCAAAAAACGGTATCTTAGTAAAGGGCTCAAATTACCTTGATACAATAGGCGATATAAAACTTTTTGTATTTGACAAAACCGGTACATTAACAAAGGGAGTATTTAAAGTTAAAGATGTTGTAAACTTAAACGGATTTAGTAAAGAAGAGATTATTAAACTTTCAGCTCTTGCCGAGCATAGCTCTAATCACCCTATCGCAAAAGCAATAATTGATTATTACGGAAAAAAGATAAAAGATGTTGAATATGAAGAGTTCCAGGAAAAATCTGGACTTGGAATAAAGGCAAAAATAAAGGGTAAAAATATACTTATTGGTAGTGATAGATTCTTACACGAAAATAATATAAAACATGAAATATGCCAGGGAGAGGGGACTACCGTCCATGTAGTTATTGATAATGTTCACGCTGGTTATTTTTCTATAACTGATGAGATAAGAAAGGAAGCTGAAGACTTAATAAACAGCTTGAAGAAACTTAAGATAAAAACTGGAATGTTAACTGGTGATAGAAAAGTTTTAGCAGAGACTATCTCAAAAAATTTAAAATTGGACTTTTTTAAGGCAGAACTTTTACCTCAAGAAAAGGCAAGAGAAATTGAGAATCTGAGAAAAAATTATAAGGTCTCATTTGTAGGGGATGGAATAAACGACGCCGCAGCTATAGCAGTTTCTGATGTGGGTATTGCTATGGGAGCTATGGGCCAAGACTTAGCTATAGAAAGCTCAGACATTGTCATTATGGATGATAACCTATCAAAAATTAAAAAACTAATAAATATATCAAAAGAAACTAAAAGAATCGTATTAACAAACATAATCCTTGCAATTTCAATAAAGGCAATATTTGTTTACCTGGGATTTATGGGATTAGCAAAGATGTGGGAGGCTATATTCGCCGATATGGGTGTCTCTATATTAACTACACTCAACTCAATGAGAATCATAAAATCTTAA
- the tpx gene encoding thiol peroxidase: MNKVFIRGKPLTLEGEIPQINQRAPYFVALDENFSSKTLDDFKGKIKIISSVPSLDTPVCSNETKKLSELIKKFPEKDYVFITISMDLPFAQKRWCGLSEVNNVITLSDFKEKSFGQNYGVLIKENGLLARCVFIIDKDNIIKYIQLVNEITNEPDYDDIEKNLREVK; encoded by the coding sequence ATGAACAAGGTCTTTATAAGGGGTAAACCCCTAACTCTTGAAGGAGAGATACCTCAGATAAATCAGAGGGCTCCCTACTTTGTTGCCCTCGATGAGAACTTTTCTTCAAAGACTCTTGATGATTTTAAAGGAAAAATAAAGATAATCTCTTCTGTTCCCTCACTTGATACACCAGTTTGCTCTAACGAAACAAAAAAACTATCTGAACTTATAAAGAAATTTCCAGAAAAAGATTATGTTTTTATCACCATCAGCATGGATCTACCCTTTGCACAAAAGAGATGGTGTGGACTTAGTGAAGTAAATAACGTAATTACACTCTCAGATTTTAAAGAAAAAAGCTTTGGCCAAAACTATGGAGTCCTTATAAAAGAAAATGGCCTACTTGCAAGATGTGTCTTTATCATTGATAAAGATAACATAATAAAATACATACAACTTGTCAATGAAATAACTAATGAACCAGACTACGATGACATAGAAAAAAATTTAAGAGAAGTTAAATAA
- a CDS encoding transglutaminase-like domain-containing protein yields MVKDIETEDNLTKARKLYDFIIEYMTYSKEGEKWGRGDFWYTCDYRKGNCTDYHSFFIGLSRSLKIPSFFEIGLSIPEGKEGKIYGYHCWAYFYSEPLWIPVDISEADKKASLRDYYFGKLDPRRIAFTRGRDIIFEPPQKGEPLNYFIFPYAELDGKEFKNIKFEINYKILN; encoded by the coding sequence ATTGTTAAAGATATTGAAACTGAAGATAACTTAACAAAGGCAAGAAAACTATACGACTTTATTATTGAATATATGACTTATAGTAAAGAAGGTGAAAAATGGGGAAGGGGTGATTTTTGGTATACCTGTGACTATAGAAAGGGAAACTGTACAGATTATCATTCTTTCTTTATAGGTCTTTCAAGAAGCTTAAAAATACCATCCTTCTTTGAAATTGGACTATCTATTCCAGAGGGGAAAGAAGGCAAAATATATGGATACCATTGTTGGGCCTATTTTTACAGTGAACCTCTTTGGATACCAGTAGATATATCAGAGGCAGATAAAAAAGCCAGCTTAAGAGATTATTACTTTGGAAAACTTGATCCAAGAAGGATAGCCTTTACAAGGGGCAGAGATATAATTTTTGAACCTCCACAAAAGGGAGAACCCTTAAACTATTTTATTTTCCCCTACGCTGAATTAGACGGAAAGGAATTTAAAAACATAAAATTTGAAATCAACTATAAAATACTTAATTAA